In Methanolacinia paynteri, the genomic stretch GGTAATAAGCCCGGCCCATCAGGAGAACCCTGACAATCCCCGGCACATCCTTCTCCATGCATTCCCTGTATTTCTCCTCAAGGATACGGACGCCGCGGAGAACAACAGCAGCGAAAAGCGCCTCCTTATTTTTAAAATACAGATAAATCGTGGCCTTGTTCAGTTCGACCTCGCGGGCGATATCTTCCATCGATACATCTTCATAGCTCCGGGAAAAAAAGAGACGCTCTGCCGCTTCGATGATCTCGTTCTTTCGCTGTTCCTTTTCCCGTTGTCTTCTGTCGGCGACTCCCATAATTATACAACCCAACCCAAAATTGTCAGATAAAACATTCGGGCTCCTTTCGCTCGCTGTAAAGCGTATGGAGACGAAGCTGTGCATCCTTTACCAGACCGGGTTTCATCGTTCTCGCACCCTTCGGACAATTCCTGATGCAGGCGCAGCACGTGATACATTTCTCAATATCTGTCGATTTGCAGTTCTCCGGGTCGATTGCACCCACCGGGCATTCCTCCGCACAAATCCCGCACTGGTCGCACTCGTCGCTCACCGCAATAAAATCGACAATCCACAGTTTGGAATCCCCACGGTAAGGATGGCAGCCGGGAATATTTATATCAGTGATCTGGTCGACCGACCGGACGGTGTCGAGTTTTTCCTGTACCCTCTGCCCGAATAATTCTGCTTTGCGCAGATCATCTTCATCCGGGCGTCCCTGTGCCGTCGGTGTCCCGGGGTCCGAGAACGAATGTTCACCGATAAATGCTGCACCGGCGATCGTTCTGCACCCGCATCCAGCCACGATCTCTTTCAGTTCGAGGAGTGCGTCTTCATATACGCGGTTACCGTAGACGACGACACAGACCGCCGGGGTATTTTGAGCCTGAATTTCATTCAGCCATCCGGTTAATAGTGCAGGCACCCTTCCCATATAAACCGGAACCCCGATTACGAGCAGTTCATTCTCCCGGATTTGTAAAGGCTGTTCTCTTGCACCCGGCCGGGTGATATCCAGCAATTCCACATTG encodes the following:
- a CDS encoding EFR1 family ferrodoxin (N-terminal region resembles flavodoxins. C-terminal ferrodoxin region binds two 4Fe-4S clusters.); amino-acid sequence: MEIESVKLVCFSPTGTTKAVVEGIARGMKPGNVELLDITRPGAREQPLQIRENELLVIGVPVYMGRVPALLTGWLNEIQAQNTPAVCVVVYGNRVYEDALLELKEIVAGCGCRTIAGAAFIGEHSFSDPGTPTAQGRPDEDDLRKAELFGQRVQEKLDTVRSVDQITDINIPGCHPYRGDSKLWIVDFIAVSDECDQCGICAEECPVGAIDPENCKSTDIEKCITCCACIRNCPKGARTMKPGLVKDAQLRLHTLYSERKEPECFI